DNA sequence from the Fuscovulum ytuae genome:
GCGACCGCAGGCCCGTCTGGCTGCGTAGGAAGCTTGAGACGCGGTCCGTCCAGCTTTCGCCCATATTCGCGCGGAGTGCATCTTCGAGCGATTGGCGCGCAGCGTCGTCAAAGCTGTTCTGCAGATCCGCGATAGTGGGGATGCCGGCAGCGGCATGTTCGGTCAAGGCAGAGGGAAGGTCTGGGCCAAGTTCTGCGGCAGCAGAGGCGTAAGGTGCGCCGCTGTCAAAGGCGGCGGCGATGCGGTCCACGGCGGCGGAGCGCCGCGCTGACGCAGCCGCAGCGACAGCCTGTTCGGCAAGTTCGGCGGCGCGGGCTTCGGCTTCTTGCAGGCGGGCTTCGGCGGCAGTTGCGGCGGCGATGACATCGGCGGGAACCGTGCCACCAGAACCAAGGCTGGCCACTTGCTGTTTAAGGGCCTCGATATCGGCAAGAAGAGCTGGATCGGCGGTCTGGCCAGATGCCGACGGCGATGGAAGGGCGGCGAACTGTGATTCCAGCGACATAAGGCGCGCTTCAAGATCGGATGAGCTTGCTGCCTCCAGCGCCGCAAGCCGCGCCTCGACACTGGGGTCAGGAGTCGGTTTGGCGGGGAGGGCTGCCAATTGTTCTCGAATGGCTGCCAATTCTTCTGCCTGTGCCGCCACAGTTTCAGACAGGACGGAGTCACCGGCCGTGGGAAAGAGATCGGGCACCAGACGGGCAAGGCCGAAACCTCCAGCAGCCGCAACTAGGCCACCGAGGAACATCCCAAAAAAGGCCCCGGCGCCACCGCCTGATCGGGCCTGCGTCTCGGTCTGTGCGGGCGCGGAGTCCGTGACATGCAGGGTTTCGGGCGGAATGGGCGCGGGGGGTTCTGAGGCGCTGGTTTGCGGATCTGTCGCTTCGACGACGGCCATAAGGTCGGCCTCGGCGTCAGGTGCTGGTTCGTCGGTCTTGCGTCTGGCCATGGGTGGCTCCTTTTCCCGTCCGCGCCGGGCGGGTTCTATATCACCCTAATCCCCTGAGGGTTGTGGGTTCAAGAAGCCGGGTTGTTCACGATGGTTTCAACGGCGGTTGCCATAGCATCAGCATCGGGGCGTTCCGCGACCATAAGTCTTTTCGGAGCAAGTGATGCGGCGGCGCGCGCGGTGGCGTCGCTTATCGCGACGATCCAGAGTGGCGCCGAAAACGGGCCCTGGGCGGTTAAAACTGCCGCGGAGCGGGGCGAAAACAGGGGAACCACCACGGGACCCGGTCCGGCGAGGGCGTTAAGGGCAATGGCTGTAAGCGGCTGCGGATCTTGTGCGTAGACGATGGCCGCATGGGCGGGGCGACCATGTGCCGCAAGCCGGGGCGCGATGTCGCCGCGTGCGTCACGCCCACGGAGATGAAGAAACGGGCCTTGATCATCGGATGCAAGAATAAGGGCGATAAGCGCCTCTGCGTCACCTTGGGCGGATAACGCATCGAACCCTGCGGATCGCGCGACTTTGGCAGTGCGGTCGCCGACGCACCATGCCCGAGGCGGGAAGATATGGCCTGCTTGGGCTAAGCGCGAAGTTGCCTCGACCCCTGTTTCGGAGGTGAGGATAACCGATGACCACGGCGGATCTGGAAGGTCAGGCGAAAAGAAGGACGGAGCCATAAGCGGCGTCAGGATCAGATTGAACCGTCCGGGCATTCGCGTCGCAATCTGGGCAGCGAAGCGCTCACCCTGTGCGGCGGGCCGCGTGAGAAGCAACGGTAGGGGGCGGGATTGCAGGGCCATGACAAGGGTGTTACCCCCAAGCGATCCCATCGGGCAATGGATATGGCGGCGCTGACTTTTCTTGGCATCGAATCGAGCTGCGATGACAGCGCGGCCGCCGTGGTGCGGGCAGATGAAAATGGCGTGGCAGAGGTTATGGCATCTGTCGTTGAAGGCCAAACCTCCCTACACGCCGCTTTTGGCGGAGTTGTGCCTGAGATTGCTGCAAGGGCGCATGCGGAACGGTTGGACTATTGCGTGGACCGTGCCTTGTCAGAGGCCGGGCTAAGCCTGCACAACATTGATGGGATCGCTGTTACCTCTGGCCCCGGCCTCATTGGCGGGGTTCTTTCGGGTGTCATGCTGGCGAAGGGTTTGGCGGCAGGTGCCAAGCGCCCGCTTTGGGGGGTGAACCATTTGGCGGGCCATGCGCTGACGCCCCGGCTGACGGATGGGTTGCCCTTTCCGTATCTTATGCTGCTGGTTTCCGGGGGGCATTGCCAGTTCCTGATCGTGGAGGGGGTAGATCGGTTCCGTCGCCTTGGGGGGACGATCGACGATGCGCCGGGCGAAGCCTTTGACAAAGTGGCCAAGCTTTTGGGTCTGGCGCAGCCGGGGGGCCCTGTCGTCGAACGAGAGGCCGCCGATGGCAACCCAGCACGATTTACCTTTCCGCGCCCCTTGCTTGACCGACCCGGATGCGACCTGTCTTTCTCGGGTTTGAAGACTGCGCTTTTGCGGGCGCGGGATGCGCTGGTGGCAGAGAAATGTGGGATCACGGTTCAGGACCGGCGCGACATATGCGCCGGATTTCAGGCCGCCGTGACAGATGTTCTGGCCGAAAAGACACATCGCGCGCTGGCGATCTATCTTGAGCAACGGCCCCTTGTCCCGGCGCTGGCCGTGGCGGGGGGCGTGGCGGCCAATAAGACCATTCGGGCAAGGTTAGAAACGGTTTGCGGCGAAAATGGTGTGCGTTTCGTTGCTCCACCATTGCGGCTTTGCACCGATAATGCCGCGATGATTGCTTGGGCCGGAATTGAACAGGCACGCGCAGGGATGCCGTCTGGCATCGATCTTGTGGCACGCCCACGCTGGCCGCTTGATGCGCAAGCAGCGCCGATGATCGGATCGGGGAAGAAAGGCGCGAAGGCATGACCGGGGGCAGGATCGGCATCGTAGGTGCGGGTGCCTTTGGAACGGCGTTGGCGGTTACCTTGGCGCGGGATGGGCGTGATGTGGCCCTATGGCTGCGTGACGCCGAGCGTGCATGGAAGATGCAGGAAAAACGAGAGAACGAGGCGCGACTGGCTGGAGTTCTGTTTCCAGAAAACGTCTCTGTTACGGCCGATTTGGATGGTATTTGTGATGCTGACGCGGTCTTGCTCTGCCTTCCGATGCAGGTGTTGAGTGGCTTTCTGATTGGATCGGGAAAGGCCTTGTCCGGACGGCCTTTGGTTGCCTGCTGCAAGGGGATTGACCTTGAACGACTGACCGGCCCTTCGGCCATCATTTCCAATGAAGTGCCAAGTGCCCGTTCGGCGGTTCTGACCGGCCCCAGCTTTGCGGCCGACATTGCTATGGGACTTCCTACCGCCCTGACCTTGGCCTGCAGAGAGGCTGGCTTGGGAGAAACGCTGCAACAGCAATTGTCTACAGCGACTTTGCGGCTTTATCTGACGGATGATGTGGCGGGTGCCGAGTTGGGGGGCGCGCTGAAGAACGTGATCGCGATTGCGGCGGGGATCGTGATCGGCGCAGGCCTTGGCGAGTCCGCAAGGGCGGCCCTGATGACGCGCGGCTATGCCGAGATGACGCGCCTTGCCCTTGCGTTTGGGGCGCGCGCGGAAACGCTGGGAGGGCTTTCCGGGCTGGGCGATCTGGTGCTGACTTGCACATCGGCGCAGTCGCGCAATTTCCGGTTCGGGGTCGCTCTGGGATCGGGACAAGCCTTTGACCCATCCGTCACGGTAGAGGGCGCCGCAACGGCGAAAGCAGTTTCTAACCTTGGGAAAAAACGCGGTATTGATCTGCCGGTCACGCGAATGGTTGCGGCGTTGATCGACGGCCATATCGACCTTCCAAACGCAATACAGACCCTTTTGTCACGACCTTTGAAGAAGGAATGAGGCATGCGCGTAGCGCTTATCTGCATCGACAGGCCCGGACATCTCCATATCCGCCAAGAGAACCGGCCAGCGCATCTGGCGCATATCGAAAGCTCTGGTTTGGTAGAGATGGCGGGGCCATTTTTGAACGAGGCGGGCGAGATGGCCGGTTCCCTTGTGATCCTATCTGTAGAGACGCTTGATCAGGCGCGGGAATGGGCGGCGAATGACCCCTATGCGAAGGCGGGCCTGTTCCAATCGGTCGATATCCGCGAATGGAAGAAAGTGATCGGCTGATGTCCTATTGGCTTTTCAAGTCGGAACCCGATGAGTTCGGTTGGCCGCATCAAGTGGCCAAGGGCGATGCGGGGGAGGAATGGACCGGGGTCCGCAACTATCAAGCGCGGAACAATATGCGCGCCATGAGGGTAGGTGATCGGGGTTTCTTTTACCATTCCAACATCGGGAAGGAGATTGTCGGGATCGTTGAGGTCATCCGCGAGAGCGCGCCGGACAGCACAACCGACGATCCTAGATGGGATTGTGTGACGGTGCGGGCAGTTTGTGCCTTGCCGAAACCTGTGAAGCTTGACCAATGCAAGGTGCAGCCGGGACTAGGGTCCATGGCCCTGGTCAACAACACGCGGCTTTCCGTCCAACCCGTGACAGAAGAGGAATGGAAAATCGTCTGTGAAATGGGCGAACTGGACCCTTCAGGCCTGTAGTTCGTTAAGGCCGACTTTTGGGCCGAAAAGGTTGCTTGAACCCATTGGAAATGGAGGGCCCGCACCCCTACGGGACCCTCCATCCACCCCACACACTCCCCATGCGCTGTGCGTGATATGAAAGACGGGTCCCGGGCATACTGCCCTGCCCTTTGATCGTGCCCGAAGGCAGGGACCAAAGCAAAGCCATTATGCGTAGTATTTTATTGGTCGACCCCGCGCGGGGCGGCGCGGGGCGACGGTCGTGGGTCAGATCAGGCGTAGGCCTTTTCTTTCCCGAAATGCTTGACCAGCATGTAATAGACAACGGGACGATACTTATTGCGCTCGGACCGACCATAGGTGTCGATCACGGCATTGATCGCCTCCATCAGTTTGGGGGAGTCGGGCAGCCCAAGTTTCTTGATCAAGAAATTGGCCTTCACACGTTCCAATTCCGCTTTGTCGGTGGCGGCGACAGTTTCGCTATCGGCGCTGTAGATTGCAGGGCCACAGCCGATGGTCACCTTTTCAAGAAGCGTCATGTCAGGCGTCATCTTGCATTTCGTCTTCAGGTCTTCGGCGTATTTCGCAATCAGTTCGGCTCGTTTGCTCATGATCTTCACTCTCTCCCTGACGTCCGGCGAAGGACTTACCGCCGCAAAAGAAGATTACGGTCAGAAAGGCAGTGTGCAAAAGGTTTTTGCCCGAAGCCGGGATTTCGGCAGATTTGGGATGAAAAAACCCCGTCCGGTCTGCCCGAACGGGGGTGGATTTCTTTCGTCAGCGCTCTGTGATCAGTAGCGATAGTGTTCAGGTTTGAACGGACCTTCAGGTTTGACGCCAATATAGGCGGCCTGATCGGGGCGCAGTTCGGTAAGTTTTACACCGATCTTTTTCAGATGCAGGCGGGCGACCTTTTCATCCAATTGCTTGGGCAGGATATAGACGCCGGGCGCGTAGTCCTTACCTTTGGTCCAAAGTTCGATCTGCGCCAGAACCTGATTGGTGAAGGAGGCCGACATCACGAAGGACGGGTGACCGGTGGCGTTCCCAAGGTTCAAGAGCCGTCCTTCAGACAGAAGGATGATGCGATTGCCCGAGGGCATTTCGATCATGTCCACCTGATCCTTGATGTTGGTCCATTTGTGGTTGCGCAGGGCAGCGACCTGAATCTCGTTGTCGAAGTGGCCGATATTGCCGACGATGGCCATATCCTTCATCTCACGCAGATGTTCGATCCGGATCACGTCCTTGTTGCCGGTGGTGGTGATGAAGATGTCGGCCGTGCTGATTTCATCTTCGAGGATGGTGACCTCGTAGCCGTCCATCGCGGCCTGAAGGGCGCAGATCGGGTCAACCTCGGTCACCTTGACGCGGGCGCCCGCACCCCGCAGAGACGCCGCGGAACCTTTGCCGACATCACCATAGCCACAGACGACGGCGACCTTGCCCGCCATCATCGTATCGGTGGCGCGACGAATGCCATCGACCAGCGATTCCTTGCAGCCATATTTGTTGTCGAACTTCGACTTGGTGACCGAGTCGTTCACGTTAATCGCCGGGAAGGGCAGTTGGCCCTTCTTGTGCAGCTCATACAGGCGGTGAACGCCTGTGGTGGTTTCTTCCGAAACGCCCTGAATGGCAGCGCGCTGTTTCGTGAACCAGCCGGGCGATGCGGCAAGGCGCTTTTTGATCTGGTTGAAGAGGCAAACCTCTTCTTCCGAAGTGGGCACCTCGATCAGGTCTTTTTCGCCTGCTTCGACGCGGGCGCCGAGGAGGATGTAAAGCGTGGCATCCCCGCCATCGTCGAGGATCATGTTGCAGGTGCCGCCCTCGCCACCGAACTGGAAGATTTTATCGGTATATTCCCAATATTCTTCCAAGGTTTCGCCCTTGATGGCGAAGACAGGGACGCCCGCCTGCGCGATGGCGGCGGCAGCGTGATCTTGGGTGGAAAAGATGTTGCAGGACGCCCAGCGCACATCGGCGCCGAGCGCAACAAGGGTTTCGATCAGAACGCCCGTTTGGATCGTCATGTGCAGGGAACCGGCAATACGTGCACCCTTCAGCGGCTTGGATGTGCCAAATTCTTCACGGCAGGCCATAAGACCCGGCATTTCCGTTTCGGCAATGGTGAGTTCCTTGCGGCCAAACTCTGCAAGCGCGATATCTTTGACGACGTAATCCTGCGGCATTTGCCGTTGCTCCTTGATCCTTCAATTTGGGCGGCAGATAGCATGCTGTGCGGCCTTGGACAATGACACGGTGGTAAAGGTCGGTTAATGGCCGAAGGGAGGTAGGGGATGAAGCAGCCTCGGGCGTGGCAAAGGATGCTTTCGGGGCGGCGGCTAGATCTTCTGGACCCGACGCCCATGGATATCGAGATCGAAGATATTGCGCATGGGCTGGCTTTTGTTGCGCGATGGAATGGGCAGACACGGGGGGATTGGCCCTATTCGGTGGCCGAGCATTCGTTGCTGGTCGAAGTGATCTTTAGCCGTTGCAATCCGGGTGTCGCACCGCGTTGGCAATTGGCAGCCTTGCTGCATGATGCGCCGGAATATGTGATCGGAGACATGATCAGCCCGGTCAAGGCGGCGGTCGGATCGGGCTATGGTGCGCTGGACGAACGTCTGACCGCTGCGGTGCATTTGCGTTTTGGACTGCCGATCACTTTGCCTCCGCCGATCAAAAAGGCAATCAAGTCGGCGGACAAAATATCAGCCTGGATGGAGGCGGTGCAGATTGCCGGATTTTCGTCAGCCGAGGCGGATCGCTTCTTCGGGAAACCGGATGCGCAGGTTTTGCGGGGCCTAGAGATCAAACTGCGTCCGCCCGCGATTGTGCGGACGGACTATATTTCACGACATGAAGAACTTTTGGCGGCTTGCACGGGTCAGCCAACAATGCGGGAAGGCGGAGTGTAAGGACCGGGGCGTTCCGTGCCGCGCGTGGCATCCTGCGGCACAGGATGGCCTTTGCTGGGGCGCTGTTCTAGGCGCTGACCTGCGGCGAGGAGCAGGGCTTCGGCGAGAATTTGTAACATTTTCTTCTCCTGTCACTTAGTTATTCTGGCACGAATATACTTAAATTGGCATGGTTCCGAGTCAGAAGTCTTTCAGAACTGTTAGCATGGATTACACATGGCGATCGATTGGCGGAGCCTTCCTTCGTTGTCTTCTCTGCGTGCCTTTGCGGCTGTCGCGGAACTTGGGGGTTTTTCGCAGGCTGCGCGGGTCCTGATTGTCACCCATGCGGCGGTTTCACAGCAAGTGCGTGGACTGGAACAGGCGCTTGATACAGCTTTGGTGGCCCGCGACGGTCGAGGTATGGCCTTGACAGCGGAGGGGCAGCAACTTGCGCAGGCTTTGCTGGACGGCTTCGCGACAGTTGCAGCAGGGGTTGACACGTTGCGAGCGGGCGGGTCGGATCGACCGGTTCGGATTACACTTACCGCCAGTTTCGCGACGCAGTGGTTGATGCCGAGATTGAAGGAATTCTGGGACCTTTACCCGGATATTGCCCTGTCTTTGCACCCCGACGCGCGGGTTGTGGATTTGCGTAGGGATGGGATGGACCTAGGCATCCGATATGGGAATGGCGACTGGCAGGGGGTGACGGCGCGCTTTTTGGCACCGGCGCGGATGGCGGTTGCGGCATCGCCCAATCTCCTTGCAGGACGGACAACGCTGTCGGCGGCAGAGATGCAAGAGATGGAGTGGATCCTTGCACGGGACTGGCCCGAACAGGAGAATTATCTGAAAAGTCTAGGCCTTCGTCCCGAAGCCCTCTCTCGAACCGATTTCGTAAATGAAGAATTGTCATTGGCGGCAGCGCGGCAGGGACTTGGACTTGTCGTGGAAAGCCTAGCCCTTTTGGAAGGCGATCTGGAGGAAGGGCGGCTTGTCCTTTTGCATGACAGCAAGGACAAACTGCCCGCCTATTTCATCGTTACCCAACCGGGCCCACAACGCGCCGCGACGCGGGCCTTTTTGAAATGGCTGGAGCAGGCCGCCTGATCAGACGGCCATTTCTTCCGGTTTTTTTCCAGCGGCAAGCGCCTCTGCAAACCAGCGGGGTTTGCGGCCACGGCCCGACCAAGTATCGGCGGGATTGGCAGGATTAGCGAATTTTGCGGTAGCAGGCGCGCGTTTCCTGGCGGCCGATGTGCCCGTCAGTTCCGCCAGAGAATAGCCCATTTCGCGTGCTTTTTCTTCAAGTTCGGCGAGAGCTTGTTTTTTCTTGCGGTCTTCGAAATTCGCGATAGCACGGGTCACTTGTCCCTGAAGTTCCTTGAGTTCCTTGAGGGAAAGCGAATTGAGATCGATGGTCATTTAAGCATTCTCCAATTGACCGGATAACGCTTTATTAGGGCACGATCTCTGTTAATTCAATAACCGTATTATTTAGGCGACCGTTTTGCGAGAATACGCTGGAGCGTCCGACGGTGCATGCTAAGGCGGCGCGCGGTTTCCGATACATTGCGATCGCACATTTCATATACGCGCTGAATATGTTCCCAACGGACACGATCTGCCGACATTGGGTTTTCCGGTGGGCCGGGAAGTGTTTCGGTTCGGGAAAGAAGCGCGTTTGTTACGTCATTGGCATCCGCTGGCTTTGAAAGATAGTCGGTGGCGCCAATTTTGACAGCCGCAACCGCAGTTGCGATGGCGCCATACCCGGTCAATACTACGATGCGACAATCTGGGCGGCGTTCACGCAAGGTTTCGACAACGTCGAGGCCATTACCATCTTCTAACCGCAGATCGACAACGGCATAGGCTGGCGGACGGGTCATTGCGATGGCTTTACCCGCGGCCACACTTTCCGCCGTTTCAGGCTGAAAGCCGCGCTTTTCCATCGCTTTTGCCAGACGTTTCACGAACGGCTCGTCGTCATCGACAAGCAACAGCGTCCGGTCCGGGCCAAGCTCGGCGGTCAGGTCTTCAGCCATGCGGTTCCCCTGTGTTTTGTTCTTGCCTGAAAGTTAGGCGGGTTTCCGGCTTTGGTCAAATCCAACCGCCGTCAGTTCGACAGGAAGCAAGAGGTCCTGTCGGCCATCTGTTCGGCGGTTTCGTCGCGTTTGAAGAAATCGACGAAACCCGTTTCAGGCAGAACCAGGTAGGTGAAGGTTGAATGATCGACGAGGTAATATTCCGGATCATCAGAATTCTGCTTGCGGAAATAGGTCTTGTAGGCCTGAGATGCCGCCTTTACCTGTTCAGGACTGCCAGTCAGGCCGATCATTTTGGGGTGAAGGTTGGCCGCGAAATCGCGCACGACTTCGG
Encoded proteins:
- the tsaD gene encoding tRNA (adenosine(37)-N6)-threonylcarbamoyltransferase complex transferase subunit TsaD, whose protein sequence is MAALTFLGIESSCDDSAAAVVRADENGVAEVMASVVEGQTSLHAAFGGVVPEIAARAHAERLDYCVDRALSEAGLSLHNIDGIAVTSGPGLIGGVLSGVMLAKGLAAGAKRPLWGVNHLAGHALTPRLTDGLPFPYLMLLVSGGHCQFLIVEGVDRFRRLGGTIDDAPGEAFDKVAKLLGLAQPGGPVVEREAADGNPARFTFPRPLLDRPGCDLSFSGLKTALLRARDALVAEKCGITVQDRRDICAGFQAAVTDVLAEKTHRALAIYLEQRPLVPALAVAGGVAANKTIRARLETVCGENGVRFVAPPLRLCTDNAAMIAWAGIEQARAGMPSGIDLVARPRWPLDAQAAPMIGSGKKGAKA
- the ahcY gene encoding adenosylhomocysteinase — its product is MPQDYVVKDIALAEFGRKELTIAETEMPGLMACREEFGTSKPLKGARIAGSLHMTIQTGVLIETLVALGADVRWASCNIFSTQDHAAAAIAQAGVPVFAIKGETLEEYWEYTDKIFQFGGEGGTCNMILDDGGDATLYILLGARVEAGEKDLIEVPTSEEEVCLFNQIKKRLAASPGWFTKQRAAIQGVSEETTTGVHRLYELHKKGQLPFPAINVNDSVTKSKFDNKYGCKESLVDGIRRATDTMMAGKVAVVCGYGDVGKGSAASLRGAGARVKVTEVDPICALQAAMDGYEVTILEDEISTADIFITTTGNKDVIRIEHLREMKDMAIVGNIGHFDNEIQVAALRNHKWTNIKDQVDMIEMPSGNRIILLSEGRLLNLGNATGHPSFVMSASFTNQVLAQIELWTKGKDYAPGVYILPKQLDEKVARLHLKKIGVKLTELRPDQAAYIGVKPEGPFKPEHYRY
- a CDS encoding NAD(P)H-dependent glycerol-3-phosphate dehydrogenase, whose amino-acid sequence is MTGGRIGIVGAGAFGTALAVTLARDGRDVALWLRDAERAWKMQEKRENEARLAGVLFPENVSVTADLDGICDADAVLLCLPMQVLSGFLIGSGKALSGRPLVACCKGIDLERLTGPSAIISNEVPSARSAVLTGPSFAADIAMGLPTALTLACREAGLGETLQQQLSTATLRLYLTDDVAGAELGGALKNVIAIAAGIVIGAGLGESARAALMTRGYAEMTRLALAFGARAETLGGLSGLGDLVLTCTSAQSRNFRFGVALGSGQAFDPSVTVEGAATAKAVSNLGKKRGIDLPVTRMVAALIDGHIDLPNAIQTLLSRPLKKE
- a CDS encoding COG4223 family protein, with translation MARRKTDEPAPDAEADLMAVVEATDPQTSASEPPAPIPPETLHVTDSAPAQTETQARSGGGAGAFFGMFLGGLVAAAGGFGLARLVPDLFPTAGDSVLSETVAAQAEELAAIREQLAALPAKPTPDPSVEARLAALEAASSSDLEARLMSLESQFAALPSPSASGQTADPALLADIEALKQQVASLGSGGTVPADVIAAATAAEARLQEAEARAAELAEQAVAAAASARRSAAVDRIAAAFDSGAPYASAAAELGPDLPSALTEHAAAGIPTIADLQNSFDDAARQSLEDALRANMGESWTDRVSSFLRSQTGLRSLTPREGDDPDAILSRAEAALAAGRIGDALAELDAMPDAGKPALAEWIAEAGKRTAAEDALSQLRAE
- a CDS encoding YciI family protein, whose amino-acid sequence is MRVALICIDRPGHLHIRQENRPAHLAHIESSGLVEMAGPFLNEAGEMAGSLVILSVETLDQAREWAANDPYAKAGLFQSVDIREWKKVIG
- a CDS encoding DUF2853 family protein; the protein is MSKRAELIAKYAEDLKTKCKMTPDMTLLEKVTIGCGPAIYSADSETVAATDKAELERVKANFLIKKLGLPDSPKLMEAINAVIDTYGRSERNKYRPVVYYMLVKHFGKEKAYA
- a CDS encoding ActR/PrrA/RegA family redox response regulator transcription factor, translating into MAEDLTAELGPDRTLLLVDDDEPFVKRLAKAMEKRGFQPETAESVAAGKAIAMTRPPAYAVVDLRLEDGNGLDVVETLRERRPDCRIVVLTGYGAIATAVAAVKIGATDYLSKPADANDVTNALLSRTETLPGPPENPMSADRVRWEHIQRVYEMCDRNVSETARRLSMHRRTLQRILAKRSPK
- a CDS encoding H-NS histone family protein, with translation MTIDLNSLSLKELKELQGQVTRAIANFEDRKKKQALAELEEKAREMGYSLAELTGTSAARKRAPATAKFANPANPADTWSGRGRKPRWFAEALAAGKKPEEMAV
- a CDS encoding EVE domain-containing protein, with protein sequence MSYWLFKSEPDEFGWPHQVAKGDAGEEWTGVRNYQARNNMRAMRVGDRGFFYHSNIGKEIVGIVEVIRESAPDSTTDDPRWDCVTVRAVCALPKPVKLDQCKVQPGLGSMALVNNTRLSVQPVTEEEWKIVCEMGELDPSGL
- a CDS encoding LysR family transcriptional regulator, coding for MAIDWRSLPSLSSLRAFAAVAELGGFSQAARVLIVTHAAVSQQVRGLEQALDTALVARDGRGMALTAEGQQLAQALLDGFATVAAGVDTLRAGGSDRPVRITLTASFATQWLMPRLKEFWDLYPDIALSLHPDARVVDLRRDGMDLGIRYGNGDWQGVTARFLAPARMAVAASPNLLAGRTTLSAAEMQEMEWILARDWPEQENYLKSLGLRPEALSRTDFVNEELSLAAARQGLGLVVESLALLEGDLEEGRLVLLHDSKDKLPAYFIVTQPGPQRAATRAFLKWLEQAA
- a CDS encoding uroporphyrinogen-III synthase, which produces MALQSRPLPLLLTRPAAQGERFAAQIATRMPGRFNLILTPLMAPSFFSPDLPDPPWSSVILTSETGVEATSRLAQAGHIFPPRAWCVGDRTAKVARSAGFDALSAQGDAEALIALILASDDQGPFLHLRGRDARGDIAPRLAAHGRPAHAAIVYAQDPQPLTAIALNALAGPGPVVVPLFSPRSAAVLTAQGPFSAPLWIVAISDATARAAASLAPKRLMVAERPDADAMATAVETIVNNPAS
- a CDS encoding HD family hydrolase — its product is MKQPRAWQRMLSGRRLDLLDPTPMDIEIEDIAHGLAFVARWNGQTRGDWPYSVAEHSLLVEVIFSRCNPGVAPRWQLAALLHDAPEYVIGDMISPVKAAVGSGYGALDERLTAAVHLRFGLPITLPPPIKKAIKSADKISAWMEAVQIAGFSSAEADRFFGKPDAQVLRGLEIKLRPPAIVRTDYISRHEELLAACTGQPTMREGGV